In the genome of Deltaproteobacteria bacterium, one region contains:
- a CDS encoding alpha/beta hydrolase yields MASQELAMILDMLKARPLEAGPSVSEMRAAIDSMASIAVLPDDVTLDPVDAGGVPAVWVTTPGARRDAVILYLHGGGYVVGSITSHRDLAARLSRAAAARVLLLDYRLAPEHPHPAAVEDATAAYRWLLSTAVAPARIVIGGDSAGGGLTVAALVALRDAGQPLPAAAVCLSPWVDLEGLGDSMTTKAAVDPMVQRDGLSKMAEMYLAGQDPRTPLAAPLYANLSGLPPLLIQVGTAETLLDDSTRLAERARKAGVSVTLEPWEDMFHVWQAFAALLPEGQQAIDRIGTFIRSLLP; encoded by the coding sequence ATGGCCAGCCAGGAACTCGCGATGATCCTCGACATGTTGAAAGCGCGGCCGCTGGAGGCGGGCCCGAGCGTCTCCGAAATGCGCGCCGCCATCGATTCGATGGCCTCGATCGCGGTGCTGCCGGACGATGTTACCCTCGATCCGGTCGATGCCGGTGGCGTGCCGGCGGTGTGGGTCACTACCCCGGGCGCACGCCGGGACGCGGTCATTCTCTACTTGCACGGTGGCGGGTACGTCGTCGGTTCGATCACCAGCCATCGCGACTTGGCCGCCCGGCTCTCGCGGGCGGCAGCGGCGCGCGTGTTGCTACTCGACTATCGCCTGGCCCCCGAGCACCCGCACCCAGCCGCCGTTGAGGATGCCACTGCGGCGTATCGCTGGTTGCTCAGCACCGCTGTGGCGCCGGCGCGCATCGTCATCGGCGGCGACTCAGCTGGCGGCGGCTTGACTGTGGCGGCACTAGTGGCGCTGCGCGACGCCGGGCAGCCGCTGCCGGCGGCGGCCGTGTGCCTCTCGCCCTGGGTCGACCTCGAAGGGCTCGGTGATTCGATGACCACCAAGGCAGCGGTGGATCCGATGGTGCAACGTGACGGGCTCAGCAAGATGGCCGAGATGTATCTCGCCGGCCAAGACCCGCGCACGCCGCTGGCTGCGCCGCTCTACGCTAACTTGTCGGGCCTGCCGCCACTGTTGATTCAAGTGGGTACCGCCGAGACGTTGCTCGATGACTCGACGCGCCTGGCTGAGCGGGCGCGCAAAGCCGGCGTGAGCGTCACTTTAGAGCCGTGGGAAGACATGTTCCATGTCTGGCAAGCCTTCGCGGCACTGCTGCCCGAAGGCCAACAGGCGATCGACCGCATCGGCACTTTCATTCGCAGCTTACTTCCTTGA
- a CDS encoding adenylosuccinate synthase — protein MPAVVVVGAQWGDEGKGKVVDILAEHADVVVRYQGGNNAGHTVVVGNEKTILHLIPSGVLHAGTVCVIGNGVVVDPEALIKEVDTLRQRGYLLDDQLLKISDRAHLIMPFHRAIDQARERLRGEGRIGTTGRGIGPTYEDKMARIGIRVADFLDEEVFADALRRAMDERNIYLDAILKEQRLDFDAIHQQYSRLRERLAAHAADTSIYLDRALAQGKRILLEGAQGTMLDVDHGTYPFVTSSNTVAGAACTGAGIAPRRISGVIGIAKAYTTRVGSGPFPTELADALGAKLRQDGEEYGATTGRPRRCGWFDAVVVRHAVRLNGMTGIALTKLDVLTGIDPVRLCVAYEHQGKRVDDMPASAAVLRGARPVYEELPGWQEPLSNARVRSELPENAERYVRRLEELTSTPMLMIGVGVRRQETIVLGNPFNA, from the coding sequence ATGCCTGCTGTCGTCGTTGTCGGAGCCCAATGGGGTGACGAGGGAAAAGGGAAGGTCGTCGATATCCTGGCCGAGCACGCCGACGTCGTGGTGCGCTACCAAGGCGGCAACAACGCCGGCCACACTGTGGTCGTGGGCAATGAGAAGACGATTCTCCATTTGATTCCGTCCGGCGTCCTGCACGCCGGTACCGTCTGCGTCATCGGCAACGGCGTCGTTGTCGATCCCGAGGCGCTCATCAAAGAAGTCGACACCCTACGCCAGCGCGGCTACCTGCTCGATGATCAGCTGCTCAAGATCAGCGACCGCGCCCATTTGATCATGCCCTTTCACCGCGCCATCGATCAGGCACGCGAGCGCCTGCGCGGCGAGGGCCGCATCGGTACCACCGGCCGCGGCATTGGCCCGACCTACGAGGACAAGATGGCGCGCATCGGCATCCGCGTCGCCGACTTCCTCGACGAGGAGGTGTTCGCCGATGCCCTTCGCCGCGCCATGGATGAGCGCAACATCTATCTCGACGCCATCCTCAAGGAGCAAAGGCTCGATTTCGACGCCATCCACCAGCAATACAGCCGCTTGCGCGAGCGGCTGGCAGCGCACGCAGCCGACACCAGCATCTATCTCGACCGCGCCCTGGCACAGGGCAAACGTATCCTACTCGAAGGCGCGCAGGGCACGATGCTCGACGTCGACCACGGCACTTACCCGTTCGTAACTTCGTCGAACACCGTGGCCGGCGCCGCCTGCACCGGGGCGGGCATTGCGCCGCGGCGCATCTCCGGTGTCATCGGCATCGCCAAAGCTTACACCACCCGCGTCGGCAGCGGCCCGTTCCCGACCGAACTGGCCGACGCGCTCGGCGCCAAGCTGCGCCAAGACGGCGAAGAGTACGGCGCCACCACCGGGCGGCCGCGCCGCTGCGGCTGGTTTGACGCCGTCGTCGTGCGCCACGCCGTGCGCCTCAATGGTATGACCGGAATCGCGCTGACCAAACTCGATGTGCTTACGGGTATCGACCCGGTGCGCCTCTGCGTCGCCTACGAGCACCAGGGCAAGCGCGTTGACGACATGCCGGCGAGCGCGGCCGTGTTGCGCGGCGCCCGGCCGGTGTACGAAGAACTCCCCGGCTGGCAGGAGCCGCTGAGCAACGCCCGCGTCCGCTCCGAGCTACCCGAGAACGCCGAGCGCTACGTGCGCCGGCTCGAAGAACTCACCAGCACCCCGATGCTGATGATCGGTGTCGGCGTGCGCCGTCAGGAAACCATCGTCCTCGGCAACCCGTTCAACGCCTAG
- a CDS encoding phosphoglycerate dehydrogenase — protein MHRVLVSDKLAAEGLDILRAAPGVEVDHLAGLTPAELIEKIPGYHGLVVRSETKVTAAVIAAAANLRVVGRAGIGVDNIDVEAATKKGIVVMNTPGGNNVTTAEHAVSMLLSLARSIPQATASMKAGKWEKGKFMGSEVCNKTLGIIGIGNIGGLVADRAQGLHMKVVAYDPFIAPEAAARLGVELVTLDELYVRSDFISVHTPLNPDTRNLIGAAAFSRMKKGVRLINCARGGIVDEAALGAAIESGHVAGAALDVFAQEPPPPDHPLLKLPQVICTPHLGAATSEAQVNVAIAIAHQVAAYLNNGVIENAVNVPSMSPELIEVLTPYLSLGEKLGSLQAQLLSGALRELLIEYAGEIAEHDVKAVTLAVLRGLLNRVLEAGEVNYVNAAAIARDRGIKVVEARTSQAKGYLNLVTVRATTNQGETHVAGVVFGRKVVRLVRINDFYLEAVPEGHIVMLHNRDVPGVVGAVGSLLGEAKINIAGLELGRERVGGMAISLIHVDGPVPPAVLERLRTLPQIVSAQLLTL, from the coding sequence ATGCATCGCGTGCTCGTCTCCGACAAGCTCGCTGCCGAGGGCTTGGACATCTTGCGCGCCGCCCCCGGCGTCGAGGTGGACCACCTGGCCGGGCTCACACCAGCCGAGCTGATCGAGAAGATACCCGGCTATCACGGTTTGGTGGTCCGCAGCGAAACCAAGGTCACCGCCGCCGTTATCGCCGCCGCCGCCAACCTGCGCGTCGTCGGCCGTGCCGGCATCGGCGTGGACAACATCGATGTCGAGGCCGCCACCAAGAAGGGCATCGTGGTAATGAACACGCCCGGCGGGAACAACGTCACCACCGCCGAGCACGCCGTGAGCATGCTGCTCTCACTGGCCCGTTCGATTCCACAGGCCACCGCCTCCATGAAGGCGGGCAAGTGGGAGAAGGGCAAGTTTATGGGCTCCGAGGTCTGCAACAAGACCCTCGGCATCATCGGCATCGGCAACATCGGCGGCCTGGTAGCAGACCGCGCGCAAGGCTTGCACATGAAGGTGGTCGCCTACGATCCTTTCATTGCGCCGGAGGCGGCGGCGCGGCTGGGTGTCGAGCTGGTCACGCTCGACGAGCTCTACGTCCGCTCCGACTTCATCAGCGTGCACACCCCGCTTAACCCGGACACCCGTAACCTCATCGGTGCCGCCGCCTTCTCCAGGATGAAGAAGGGGGTGCGGCTGATAAATTGCGCCCGCGGTGGCATCGTCGATGAAGCAGCCCTCGGTGCAGCCATAGAAAGCGGACACGTGGCCGGCGCCGCTCTCGACGTCTTCGCGCAGGAGCCGCCGCCGCCGGATCATCCGCTGCTCAAGCTGCCGCAGGTCATCTGCACGCCGCATTTGGGTGCGGCGACCAGCGAGGCCCAGGTCAACGTCGCCATTGCGATCGCGCACCAAGTGGCGGCCTACCTGAACAACGGCGTGATCGAGAACGCCGTCAATGTGCCCTCGATGAGCCCGGAGTTGATCGAGGTGCTCACGCCTTACTTGTCCCTCGGCGAGAAACTCGGCAGCTTGCAGGCCCAGCTCCTGAGCGGTGCGCTCCGTGAGCTGCTCATCGAGTACGCCGGCGAGATCGCCGAGCATGACGTCAAGGCGGTCACGCTGGCCGTGCTGCGCGGGCTGCTCAATCGCGTTCTCGAAGCCGGCGAGGTCAACTACGTCAACGCTGCCGCCATCGCCCGCGATCGCGGGATCAAGGTAGTGGAGGCGCGCACCAGCCAGGCCAAGGGCTATCTCAACCTGGTGACCGTGCGAGCCACGACCAACCAGGGGGAAACCCACGTCGCTGGGGTGGTGTTTGGCCGTAAAGTGGTGCGCTTGGTGCGCATCAACGATTTCTATCTCGAGGCCGTGCCCGAGGGCCACATCGTTATGTTGCACAACCGCGATGTCCCGGGCGTCGTTGGCGCCGTCGGCAGCCTCCTCGGCGAAGCCAAGATCAACATCGCCGGTCTGGAGTTGGGCCGCGAACGGGTCGGCGGGATGGCTATATCGCTCATCCACGTCGATGGCCCGGTGCCGCCGGCCGTGCTCGAGCGGCTGCGCACGCTGCCGCAAATCGTCTCGGCACAGTTGCTCACACTCTAA
- a CDS encoding alanine--glyoxylate aminotransferase family protein: MIKDYLLAPGPTPVPPRVLLAMAQPIIHHRTPQFSALFAEVQQGLRALFQTRQDVLTLAASGTGAMEAAITNCFSPGDEVLVINGGKFGERWLEISARYGLEPIDLQVTWGQAASPAEVKRILDQRPRLKGVLVQASETSTTAVHPIQDIAALTRARDTLLVVDGITAVGVADVPMDAWNIDVLITGSQKALMLPPGLGIIALSERAWVRTKQATLPRYYFDLHRERDNLAKNTTAYTPAISLVIGLRESLAVIRGEGLDNVFARHQRMAQATRAAMTALGLELVAPTAPSPAATGVFVPAGTDGGKLLAYLRDQMGVSIAGGQGKWKGKVVRLGHIGYMDAFDTITGVAALEMALRRFGHPLELGRGVAAAQAVLLKTMPQPT, encoded by the coding sequence GTGATCAAGGACTATCTGCTCGCCCCGGGGCCGACGCCCGTCCCGCCCCGCGTGCTGCTGGCGATGGCGCAACCGATCATCCACCACCGCACGCCGCAGTTCAGCGCGCTGTTCGCAGAAGTGCAGCAAGGGCTGAGGGCGCTCTTCCAAACCCGACAAGACGTACTCACGCTGGCTGCCTCCGGCACCGGCGCCATGGAGGCGGCGATCACCAACTGCTTCTCGCCCGGCGATGAAGTCCTTGTCATCAACGGCGGGAAGTTCGGCGAACGCTGGCTGGAGATCAGTGCTCGCTACGGTCTTGAGCCGATCGACCTCCAGGTCACCTGGGGCCAGGCGGCCAGCCCCGCCGAGGTCAAGCGCATCCTCGATCAACGCCCGCGCCTCAAGGGCGTGCTCGTGCAAGCGAGCGAGACCTCGACGACTGCGGTGCATCCGATTCAGGACATAGCCGCGCTGACACGCGCTCGCGACACCTTGCTGGTGGTCGACGGGATCACCGCTGTCGGCGTCGCCGATGTCCCGATGGATGCTTGGAACATCGATGTCCTCATCACTGGCTCCCAGAAGGCGCTCATGCTGCCGCCGGGCCTCGGCATCATCGCCCTCAGCGAGCGCGCGTGGGTCCGCACCAAGCAGGCAACCCTGCCGCGCTACTACTTCGATCTCCACCGCGAGCGCGACAACTTGGCCAAGAACACCACCGCCTACACACCGGCTATCAGCCTGGTCATCGGCTTGCGCGAATCACTGGCGGTGATCCGCGGAGAAGGCCTGGACAACGTCTTTGCCCGCCACCAGCGGATGGCGCAGGCCACCCGCGCCGCCATGACGGCGCTCGGCCTGGAACTTGTCGCCCCGACGGCGCCCAGCCCCGCGGCCACCGGCGTGTTCGTGCCGGCGGGAACAGATGGCGGCAAACTGCTCGCCTACCTGCGCGACCAGATGGGCGTGAGCATCGCCGGCGGACAGGGGAAGTGGAAAGGGAAGGTCGTTCGCCTGGGGCATATCGGTTACATGGACGCCTTCGACACGATTACCGGGGTGGCCGCGCTGGAAATGGCGCTGCGCCGTTTTGGCCACCCGCTAGAACTCGGCCGCGGCGTTGCGGCGGCACAGGCCGTCTTGCTGAAAACCATGCCGCAACCGACTTAA
- the folE gene encoding GTP cyclohydrolase I FolE — protein sequence MSRSESAPPIEALVRQLLRDLGEEPDREGLAKTPQRVARSLQFLTKGYREDPKEVINDALFVEDYQEMIVLRDLDFFSLCEHHILPFFGKAHVAYIPKHHIVGISKLARLVDVYSRRLQVQERMTTQIANTLMDALDPLGVAVVLQAEHLCMRMRGVEKQNSVVVTSALLGAFRSHHETRQEFMTLVHNSCR from the coding sequence ATGAGCCGCAGCGAATCCGCTCCGCCGATTGAGGCACTGGTGCGCCAATTGCTCCGCGACCTTGGCGAAGAACCCGACCGCGAGGGTTTAGCCAAAACCCCCCAGCGGGTGGCGCGCTCGCTGCAGTTCTTGACCAAGGGCTACCGCGAAGACCCCAAAGAGGTCATCAACGACGCGCTCTTCGTCGAGGACTACCAGGAAATGATCGTGCTGCGCGACCTCGACTTCTTCTCACTGTGCGAGCACCACATCCTGCCCTTTTTTGGCAAGGCCCACGTGGCCTACATTCCAAAGCATCATATCGTCGGCATCAGCAAACTGGCGCGACTGGTTGACGTGTACTCGCGCCGGCTGCAGGTGCAAGAGCGGATGACGACGCAGATTGCTAACACGCTGATGGACGCGCTCGACCCGTTGGGGGTCGCGGTGGTTTTGCAGGCCGAGCATCTCTGCATGCGGATGCGGGGCGTGGAGAAGCAGAACTCGGTGGTGGTGACCAGCGCCCTGCTCGGCGCCTTCCGCAGCCATCACGAGACCCGGCAGGAATTCATGACGCTGGTGCACAACAGTTGCCGCTAG
- a CDS encoding homoserine kinase: MTGFTLLSKREISDIVADYGLPKALAARPARLGSVDTHYLLETAKGKFVLKIDEVKSEIEVKREQDLFAFLRKHGLPCPVPLADRNNRHYRDRGGKPLSVYRHIEGRVADPEYISLGQLENVGRVLADLHLIGKGYKKGIENRFGFDRVSEIYFDVRGRLPHYFKKITRTLDDEVEYLHHYLEGKLPKGIIHGGLTASSLLFKGDKVAAILDFETACRGKFIYDLAAAINTLCFETSQGYSLKKFEALIAGYEALRTLSLAEWDAFPNELRFAAFRHTITRLRDFFLNPDDDERQRINKEFQDFYDRLRILRREREGGMEALLMAMATGYDYRKYQKVKAVAKRR, encoded by the coding sequence ATGACGGGCTTCACGCTGCTAAGTAAGCGAGAGATTAGCGACATTGTTGCCGACTACGGCTTGCCGAAGGCCCTAGCGGCACGCCCGGCGCGGCTGGGCTCCGTCGACACGCACTACCTGCTAGAAACCGCCAAGGGCAAGTTCGTTCTCAAGATCGACGAGGTAAAGAGCGAGATCGAGGTCAAGCGGGAACAGGACCTTTTTGCGTTCTTGCGGAAGCACGGCCTTCCATGTCCGGTGCCGCTCGCTGACCGCAATAACCGGCACTATCGTGACAGGGGTGGCAAGCCGCTCTCCGTCTACCGGCACATTGAGGGGCGCGTTGCCGATCCCGAGTACATTTCCTTGGGCCAGCTCGAAAACGTTGGCCGGGTACTTGCCGATCTCCACCTCATCGGCAAGGGTTACAAGAAAGGGATCGAGAATCGCTTCGGCTTCGACCGTGTTTCCGAGATCTACTTTGATGTCCGCGGCCGCTTGCCGCACTACTTCAAGAAGATCACACGCACGCTCGATGACGAGGTGGAGTACCTGCACCACTACCTCGAAGGGAAGTTGCCCAAGGGCATTATCCATGGTGGGTTGACTGCCAGCAGCCTGCTCTTCAAGGGCGACAAGGTCGCCGCCATCCTGGATTTCGAGACCGCTTGCCGCGGTAAGTTCATCTATGATCTGGCGGCGGCCATCAACACCCTGTGCTTCGAGACCAGCCAGGGGTACTCGCTGAAGAAATTCGAGGCCCTCATCGCTGGCTACGAAGCCCTACGCACCCTGTCGCTGGCTGAGTGGGACGCCTTCCCGAACGAATTGCGCTTTGCGGCGTTTCGCCACACGATTACCCGACTGCGCGACTTCTTCCTCAACCCCGATGACGATGAGCGCCAGCGTATCAACAAGGAATTCCAAGACTTCTACGACCGCTTACGCATTCTTCGGCGTGAGCGCGAGGGCGGCATGGAAGCCCTGCTGATGGCGATGGCTACCGGCTACGATTACCGCAAGTACCAGAAGGTCAAAGCCGTCGCCAAACGTCGCTAA
- the glpD gene encoding glycerol-3-phosphate dehydrogenase, whose protein sequence is MAHPAPPPRGPIALSPALRRANLARLASESFDLLVIGGGINGAGIARDAALRGLRVALVEKGDFASGTSSRSSKLIHGGLRYLEMGDFRLVREACKERDRLRRRLAPHLVKPLPFLFPVYSGDPVGLFRLGLGMWAYDILASMRNIKMHRRLSPRKVASLEPGLKQDGLKGAEIYYDCATDDARLTLETIMGASGEGAVVVNYVNLLEFLKDAGHIVGARLHDEQSAQALEVRAKVVVNATGPWVDEVRRLDDPATRPCLRLTKGVHLVVPRARVGNRFAVVLRSPRDHRILFVIPWEDRTLVGTTDTDFSGSPDAVGVEPGDVAYLLEAVNAFFPDARLVPGDVVGCFAGLRPLAANDGAIDPSAVSREERIIESPSGLISVAGGKLTTFRLVAQSVTDKVLRFLPRKTAATAKARRRSKNLPLPGGVRTANGNRARSAQQEAARDDYLSQRYGARAPEVMALMQHNADLASPIVAGMPYTKGEAVYAVEAEMAQKVEDILRRRTLVEVRDQDAADRVARELEALIAPLLRSREAKPPAT, encoded by the coding sequence TTGGCACATCCGGCCCCGCCGCCTCGCGGTCCAATTGCACTGTCCCCCGCCTTGCGGCGCGCCAACCTGGCGCGCCTGGCGAGCGAGTCGTTCGACCTGCTGGTGATCGGCGGGGGAATAAACGGTGCCGGCATAGCCCGCGACGCCGCCTTGCGCGGGCTGCGGGTGGCTTTAGTCGAGAAGGGCGATTTCGCCAGCGGTACCAGCAGCCGCTCATCAAAGCTCATCCATGGCGGCCTGCGTTACCTGGAGATGGGGGATTTCCGCCTTGTGCGCGAGGCATGCAAGGAGCGCGACCGGCTGCGTCGCCGGCTCGCTCCGCACCTGGTGAAACCCCTGCCGTTCCTGTTCCCGGTCTACAGCGGTGATCCGGTCGGCTTGTTCCGGCTTGGGCTCGGGATGTGGGCGTACGATATTCTCGCCTCGATGCGCAACATCAAGATGCATCGCCGGCTATCGCCTAGAAAAGTGGCGAGTCTCGAGCCGGGACTGAAACAGGACGGGCTGAAAGGGGCCGAGATCTACTACGATTGCGCGACCGACGATGCCCGGCTCACGCTAGAGACCATCATGGGCGCCAGCGGCGAAGGCGCAGTGGTGGTCAATTACGTGAACCTGCTGGAGTTCCTAAAGGATGCCGGGCACATCGTGGGTGCGCGGCTACACGACGAACAGAGCGCGCAGGCCTTAGAAGTCCGCGCCAAGGTGGTGGTGAATGCCACGGGCCCGTGGGTGGACGAAGTCCGCCGCTTGGATGATCCCGCGACTCGCCCGTGCTTGCGGCTGACCAAGGGAGTCCACCTCGTTGTGCCCCGCGCACGGGTGGGCAACCGCTTCGCCGTGGTTCTTCGCTCTCCGCGCGACCACCGCATTCTGTTTGTCATCCCCTGGGAGGATCGGACGCTGGTCGGCACAACCGACACGGACTTCTCCGGTAGCCCGGATGCGGTCGGGGTCGAGCCCGGCGACGTGGCCTACTTGCTCGAAGCCGTCAACGCCTTCTTCCCAGATGCTCGCTTGGTCCCTGGCGATGTGGTTGGCTGCTTCGCCGGTTTGCGGCCGCTGGCAGCGAACGACGGCGCCATCGATCCGTCGGCCGTTTCGCGCGAGGAACGCATCATTGAGAGCCCATCTGGTTTGATCTCGGTCGCGGGCGGTAAGCTCACCACCTTCCGACTGGTCGCCCAGTCGGTAACCGATAAGGTGTTGCGCTTTCTTCCACGCAAAACAGCGGCAACGGCAAAGGCGCGTCGGCGCAGCAAGAATCTCCCTCTGCCGGGTGGAGTCAGAACCGCCAATGGCAACCGAGCCCGGTCGGCGCAACAAGAGGCGGCGCGGGACGACTACCTGAGCCAGCGATACGGCGCGCGTGCCCCCGAGGTTATGGCTCTCATGCAACACAACGCCGATCTCGCCAGCCCTATTGTTGCAGGAATGCCATACACTAAAGGGGAAGCCGTTTACGCGGTGGAGGCGGAAATGGCTCAGAAAGTCGAGGACATACTGAGGCGACGCACATTAGTAGAGGTGCGTGACCAGGACGCTGCCGACCGTGTGGCGCGCGAGCTTGAGGCTCTCATAGCACCGCTGCTGCGATCCCGGGAGGCGAAGCCGCCGGCCACCTGA
- a CDS encoding sulfite oxidase-like oxidoreductase, whose product MPDRQRIPPGQTQTQHWPVMSHGATPGFDPATWDFRIFGAVETPRRLVYEEVRSLPRATISADFHCVTAWSRLDNRWTGVLARDVAALVAIKAEAQFVLVHCDGGYSTNLPLSAFLDDDVIFADQHDGHDLEPDHGWPLRLVVPKLYAWKSAKWVRAIEFLSHERRGFWETRGYHAYGDPWTEQRFA is encoded by the coding sequence ATGCCTGATCGGCAGCGGATACCACCCGGACAAACCCAGACCCAACATTGGCCGGTTATGAGTCACGGGGCTACCCCGGGCTTCGACCCCGCCACTTGGGACTTTCGGATCTTCGGGGCCGTCGAGACGCCACGGCGCCTGGTCTACGAAGAGGTCCGGTCACTTCCGCGCGCCACTATCTCGGCGGACTTCCACTGCGTCACCGCCTGGTCGCGATTGGATAACCGGTGGACGGGGGTGCTCGCCCGGGACGTTGCGGCCCTGGTGGCGATCAAGGCCGAGGCTCAGTTCGTCCTCGTCCACTGCGACGGCGGGTACTCCACCAATCTGCCCCTGTCGGCGTTTCTCGACGATGACGTTATCTTCGCGGATCAGCACGATGGCCACGACCTGGAACCCGACCATGGGTGGCCGCTACGGTTGGTGGTGCCGAAGCTGTACGCCTGGAAGAGCGCCAAGTGGGTCCGTGCGATCGAGTTCTTATCGCACGAGCGGCGGGGTTTCTGGGAGACCCGCGGGTATCATGCCTACGGCGACCCGTGGACCGAGCAGCGCTTTGCATAG
- a CDS encoding 7-carboxy-7-deazaguanine synthase QueE has protein sequence MDQGYLSEIFVSFQGEGARVGERHLFVRMAGCNLRCRYCDTPGSLVRGPFLTVQREGSPPSLLTNPIGSTELVRCTAALMKEEGPLDAVALTGGEPLVQADFLADFLAAARFLIPVLLETNGVLPEQLTAVLPWVDIVSMDIKPASNTGERPFWDEHDEFLRRAGYKEVYVKVLVDRHTSDADICQAAELLAAHGPVPLYLQPIMDTAGQATIDPVALRRLFLVARRIHGPVRVLPQTHKIIGIQ, from the coding sequence GTGGATCAGGGTTACCTCTCCGAGATCTTTGTTTCCTTTCAGGGCGAAGGGGCGCGCGTTGGCGAGCGCCATCTGTTCGTGCGGATGGCGGGCTGTAATCTGCGCTGCCGCTATTGTGATACCCCCGGGAGCTTGGTGCGCGGACCGTTCTTGACCGTGCAGCGCGAGGGCTCGCCGCCTAGCTTGCTGACGAACCCGATAGGCAGCACGGAACTGGTTCGGTGTACCGCAGCCTTGATGAAGGAAGAGGGTCCGCTTGATGCGGTGGCGCTTACCGGCGGCGAGCCGCTGGTGCAGGCGGATTTCCTGGCCGACTTCCTTGCCGCCGCACGCTTCTTAATTCCCGTCCTCCTAGAAACCAACGGGGTGTTGCCCGAGCAGCTTACGGCGGTGTTGCCGTGGGTCGACATCGTCAGCATGGATATCAAGCCGGCCAGCAACACCGGCGAGCGGCCGTTTTGGGACGAACACGACGAGTTCCTGCGCCGGGCGGGGTACAAGGAGGTGTACGTAAAAGTGTTAGTGGATCGCCACACCAGCGACGCCGACATCTGTCAGGCCGCCGAGTTGCTCGCTGCTCACGGCCCGGTGCCGCTGTACCTGCAACCGATCATGGATACGGCGGGGCAAGCCACCATCGACCCGGTTGCGTTGCGCCGCTTGTTCTTGGTGGCACGGCGAATCCACGGCCCGGTGCGGGTGCTACCGCAAACGCACAAGATTATCGGTATTCAATGA